The following are from one region of the Amycolatopsis sp. QT-25 genome:
- a CDS encoding MarR family transcriptional regulator, with translation MGTRGVATAGTSLTGSLTRAARAVAAKVEQVLAKEGLTLDQWLVLDALSGKGGLAMADLADRTLATAPTLTRVVDKLVTTAQAYREVDAADRRRVLVHLSARGRATYRRVAAKVTEVEARLDVPDDVLVALRGLGG, from the coding sequence ATGGGGACACGCGGCGTCGCGACCGCCGGAACGTCGCTCACCGGCTCGCTCACCCGCGCCGCCAGGGCCGTCGCCGCCAAGGTGGAGCAGGTGCTCGCCAAGGAAGGGCTCACCCTGGATCAGTGGCTGGTGCTGGACGCGCTGAGCGGCAAGGGCGGCCTCGCCATGGCCGACCTGGCCGACCGGACCCTGGCCACCGCCCCGACGCTGACCAGGGTGGTCGACAAGCTGGTGACCACCGCGCAGGCCTACCGCGAGGTCGACGCCGCGGACAGGCGACGGGTGCTCGTGCACCTCAGTGCCCGCGGCCGGGCGACGTACCGGCGCGTGGCCGCGAAGGTCACCGAGGTGGAGGCCCGCCTCGACGTGCCGGACGACGTGCTCGTGGCGTTGCGGGGCCTCGGCGGCTGA